The proteins below come from a single Pichia kudriavzevii chromosome 2, complete sequence genomic window:
- a CDS encoding uncharacterized protein (PKUD0B12540; similar to Saccharomyces cerevisiae YNL111C (CYB5); ancestral locus Anc_2.166) produces MSTKTYTAEQVSQHNTRDDLWIIYNEKVYDVTQYLDEHPGGEEVILDCAGQDATDAFDDIGHSEDAHQNLKALYIGDLIGGVPKKTKSASAGGNSTDANSNLFLALALVVAILGYFLLRK; encoded by the coding sequence ATGTCTACGAAAACATACACTGCAGAACAAGTTTCTCAACACAACACCAGAGACGACCTCTGGATCATTTACAACGAGAAAGTCTATGATGTCACCCAATATTTGGACGAACACCCAGGTGGTGAGGAGGTGATTCTTGACTGTGCTGGTCAAGACGCCACCGATGcctttgatgatattggACACTCCGAGGACGCCCACCAGAACTTGAAGGCCTTATACATTGGCGACCTCATTGGCGGTGTCccaaagaaaaccaaatctGCTTCAGCAGGTGGTAATTCAACAGATGCAAATTCTAACTTGTTTTTGGCTCTTGCTTTAGTCGTTGCTATATTGGGTTACTTCCTATTGAGAAAGTAG
- a CDS encoding uncharacterized protein (PKUD0B12550; similar to Saccharomyces cerevisiae YNL110C (NOP15); ancestral locus Anc_2.167) — MARVTRSSTQSTKASKSSNPVRKTPKSTEPGEKTSVKVQQEQKQKQKSETEGAAPVDEEEFQLPSDDSGGEETDSELVIHEGADDQDVQDSSENVTRTSQSGHTVIKPGKTSTVESSARKGARRGVIYIGRLPHGFEEKELRRYFQQFGEILRLRLSRNKKTGNSKHYAFLEFKEYDVAKIAAETMNNYLLMGHLLKCSLLEEDKIHEKLFVGANLKFKKIPFAKINQLKFDRKKDLKEWERLQNKHEKNISSKKHVLARAGIDYNIDDL; from the coding sequence ATGGCACGTGTCACCAGATCATCAACCCAGTCCACCAAGGCAAGTAAGTCCAGTAACCCTGTTCGCAAGACACCAAAGTCTACAGAACCTGGAGAGAAAACTAGCGTAAAGGTgcaacaagaacaaaaacagaaacaaaagtcTGAAACTGAAGGTGCAGCTCCAGTTGACGAGGAGGAGTTTCAATTGCCATCCGATGACTCCGGTGGCGAGGAGACCGACAGCGAGCTGGTCATCCACGAGGGGGCTGACGACCAGGATGTGCAAGATTCTTCTGAGAATGTAACCAGGACGAGTCAGTCTGGTCATACCGTCATCAAGCCGGGCAAGACGAGCACCGTTGAGAGCAGTGCTCGTAAGGGTGCTCGTAGGGGGGTCATTTACATTGGCAGATTACCACATGGATTCGAGGAGAAGGAGTTGAGACGCTATTTCCAGCAGTTTGGAGAGATTCTGAGGTTGAGGTTGtcaagaaacaagaaaactGGGAATTCCAAGCACTATGCATTTCTGGAATTCAAGGAGTATGATGTCGCCAAGATCGCTGCCGAGACAATGAACAATTACTTATTGATGGGACATTTGCTAAAGTGTTCTCTCTTGGAGGAGGACAAGATCCACGAGAAGCTCTTTGTGGGCGCAAACCTTAAGTTCAAGAAGATCCCCTTCGCCAAGATCAACCAGCTCAAGTTTGACAGAAAGAAGGACTTGAAGGAATGGGAGAGACTGCAAAATAAACACGAGAAAAACATCAGCTCAAAGAAGCATGTCTTGGCTCGTGCCGGCATCGACTACAATATCGACGATTTGTAA
- a CDS encoding uncharacterized protein (PKUD0B12560; similar to Saccharomyces cerevisiae YOR111W; ancestral locus Anc_2.168), translating to MFHSKLHERLAAYEFVLCSSSPRRYELLQQVGITPRVEKSAFKEDLDKSLYEGDPYRYVSDTSFEKCQEVYSRLRRRNCDTSNREANNDGHCKPLLLLSADTVITAKGEIFEKPGSYASNVAMLKTLRDHEEQGTKIEVVSGCTILKEDPSTSTGNVQVRRFLSTTEIHLVKGLTDETIEEYCTSGEGQSVAGGFKIQGAGCLLFDSISGDYYNCVGLPLSLVYRELGALV from the coding sequence ATGTTCCACAGCAAACTACACGAGAGATTAGCTGCATATGAGTTTGTGCTGTGTTCGTCCTCCCCTCGGAGGTACGAGCTCTTGCAACAGGTTGGCATTACACCAAGGGTGGAGAAGTCTGCCTTTAAGGAGGACCTCGACAAGTCGCTCTATGAGGGTGATCCGTACCGGTATGTTAGCGACACGTCGTTTGAGAAGTGTCAAGAGGTGTATTCCCGACTCAGGAGGCGCAATTGTGACACGAGCAACAGGGAAGCCAACAACGATGGGCATTGTAAGCCCCTGCTTCTTTTGAGTGCTGACACGGTGATCACAGCGAAGGGGGAGATCTTTGAGAAGCCAGGGAGCTATGCGAGCAATGTCGCCATGTTGAAGACGCTCCGAGACCACGAGGAGCAAGGAACAAAGATTGAGGTTGTTAGTGGATGCACTATTTTGAAGGAAGACCCCAGTACTTCAACGGGTAATGTCCAAGTACGTCGCTTTCTGAGCACCACGGAGATCCATCTTGTAAAGGGTCTCACCGACGAAACGATCGAGGAGTACTGCACGAGCGGCGAAGGACAAAGTGTTGCCGGTGGCTTCAAGATCCAAGGTGCTGGATGTCTTTTATTTGACTCCATCAGCGGTGACTACTACAATTGTGTTGGACTCCCCTTGAGCCTCGTGTATCGGGAGCTTGGAGCCCTCGTATAG
- a CDS encoding uncharacterized protein (PKUD0B12570; similar to Saccharomyces cerevisiae YNL070W (TOM7); ancestral locus Anc_2.226) produces MAGFNLSEESKERLTKALATAQTITHYGWLPLVVYLGWASTQQKPNLVSLLSPLPSA; encoded by the coding sequence aTGGCTGGTTTCAACTTATCTGAAGAGTCCAAGGAAAGACTTACCAAGGCGCTTGCTACTGCTCAAACCATCACCCACTACGGCTGGTTGCCACTTGTAGTGTACCTTGGATGGGCTTCCACCCAGCAGAAACCAAACTTGGTGTCCCTCTTGTCGCCATTGCCCTCTGCCTAA
- a CDS encoding uncharacterized protein (PKUD0B12580; similar to Saccharomyces cerevisiae YNL071W (LAT1); ancestral locus Anc_2.225): MSAFLSRSATTVLRPVLRLRGASAALNRTSLSLSNYRFYAATSFPEHTVINMPALSPTMTEGSLVKWHKQVGDKLEPGESIAEVETDKASMDFEFQEDGYLAKILVPDGTENIPVNKPIAVYVENKDDVAAFENFTPADAGDSGEAQPAPAGESKPTEKPQQADQTVKEGASSSSAAASTSTSTAAPTDRIFASPLAKTIALEKGIPLKEIKGTGPHGRITAKDVDSYKPPAREASSATTSTTATATGASASAPAFTDIPLTNMRKVISKRLSSSKQTAPDYIVSSTISVSKLLKLRKSLNSNANGEYKLTINDLLVKAISKAALRVPEANSSYLEEEGVIRQFNQVDMSIAVSTPTGLITPIVKNSDSKGLKSISNEIKELGKKAKENKLKPEEFQGGTITISNLGMNNAVSMFTSILNPPQSVILAVGTIEKRAVPDKANELGFVFDDVMTITGTFDHRTIDGAKGGDFMRELKKIVENPLEMLL, translated from the coding sequence ATGTCTGCATTTCTCTCCAGATCAGCAACCACGGTTCTTAGACCAGTTCTCCGTTTAAGGGGCGCATCAGCAGCCCTTAACAGAAcctctctctctctctcaAACTACAGATTCTATGCTGCAACAAGCTTCCCGGAACATACCGTCATCAACATGCCGGCCCTCTCGCCAACCATGACCGAGGGCAGCTTGGTGAAGTGGCACAAGCAAGTGGGTGACAAGTTGGAACCAGGAGAGTCCATTGCCGAAGTGGAAACCGACAAGGCATCCATGGACTTTGAATTCCAAGAAGATGGCTATTTGGCCAAGATTCTCGTTCCTGATGGCACAGAGAACATCCCTGTCAACAAACCAATTGCCGTTTATGTTGAAAATAAGGACGATGTTGCTGCATTTGAGAACTTCACTCCAGCTGATGCAGGCGACTCCGGTGAGGCACAACCTGCTCCAGCTGGAGAGTCCAAACCTACAGAAAAGCCTCAACAGGCTGACCAGACTGTAAAGGAAGGTGCTTCTTCCTCGTCTGCTGCTGCTTCCACATCTACCTCCACGGCAGCTCCAACAGACAGAATCTTTGCCTCTCCCTTGGCAAAGACCATTGCGCTTGAAAAGGGTATCCCATTGAAGGAAATCAAAGGTACCGGTCCACACGGTAGAATCACCGCTAAGGACGTCGACTCTTACAAGCCTCCTGCAAGAGAAGCATCTTCTGctactacttctactactGCTACTGCCACCGGTGCATCTGCTTCAGCTCCAGCGTTCACCGATATCCCATTGACCAACATGAGGAAGGTcatttcaaagagattgTCCTCCTCCAAGCAAACTGCACCAGACTACATTGTCTCCTCCACCATCTCAGTCtccaaattgttgaagttgagaaaatcatTAAACTCAAATGCAAATGGTGAATACAAGTTGACCATCAATGACCTGTTGGTCAAGGCAATCTCTAAGGCAGCCCTTCGTGTGCCAGAGGCTAACTCTTCCTACCTCGAGGAAGAAGGCGTCATTAGACAGTTCAACCAAGTCGATATGTCAATTGCAGTATCCACTCCAACTGGCTTGATCACCCCAATTGTCAAGAATTCCGATTCCAAGGGCTTGAAGTCCATTTCTAACgaaatcaaggaattgGGTAAGAAggcaaaggaaaacaagttgaagcCAGAGGAGTTCCAAGGTGGTACCATTACAATCTCCAACTTGGGTATGAACAACGCCGTCTCTATGTTCACCTCCATTTTGAATCCTCCTCAATCGGTCATTTTGGCTGTTGGAACTATCGAAAAGAGAGCCGTTCCTGATAAGGCCAACGAGTTGGGCTTTGTGTTTGATGACGTCATGACAATCACCGGTACTTTTGACCACAGAACCATTGATGGCGCTAAGGGTGGTGACTTTATGagagaattgaagaagattgttgaaaatcCTCTAGAAATGCTATTATGA